One region of Camelina sativa cultivar DH55 chromosome 6, Cs, whole genome shotgun sequence genomic DNA includes:
- the LOC104791090 gene encoding glutamate-1-semialdehyde 2,1-aminomutase 2, chloroplastic, translating into MAATLTGSGIALGFSCSPKFSKRASSSSSNRRCVKMSVSVEEKTKNFTLQKSEEAFNAAKNLMPGGVNSPVRAFKSVGGQPVVMDSAKGSWIRDIDGNEYIDYVGSWGPAIIGHADDEVLAALAETMKKGTSFGAPCLLENVLAEMVISAVPSIEMVRVVNSGTEACMGVLRLARAFTGKEKFIKFEGCYHGHANSFLVKAGSGVATLGLPDSPGVPKSATSDTLTAPYNDIAAVEKLFEANKGEIGAIILEPVVGNSGFITPKPEFINGLRQISKDNGALLIFDEVMTGFRLAYGGAQEYFGITPDLTTLGKIIGGGLPVGAYGGRRDIMEMVAPAGPMYQAGTLSGNPLAMTAGIHTLKRLSQPGTYEYLDKITKELTNGILEAGKKTGHAMCGGYISGMFGFFFTEGPVYDFSDAKKSDTEKFGKFFRGMLEEGVYLAPSQFEAGFTSLAHTAEDIQFTIAVAEKVLSRI; encoded by the exons ATGGCAGCAACGCTTACAGGATCAGGGATTGCTCTTGGGTTTTCTTGTTCCCCAAAGTTCTCTAagagagcttcttcttcgtcgtccaACCGCCGCTGCGTCAAGATGTCCGTTTCGGTagaagagaagacgaagaacttCACTCTTCAGAAATCTGAGGAAGCTTTCAATGCTGCCAAG AACTTAATGCCTGGAGGTGTGAACTCACCTGTACGTGCCTTCAAATCAGTGGGAGGTCAACCAGTTGTGATGGATTCTGCAAAGGGTTCATGGATACGGGACATTGATGGGAATGAGTACATTGACTATGTTGGTTCTTGGGGACCAGCTATAATTGGTCATGCTGATGATGAG GTTCTTGCAGCTTTAGCTGAGACAATGAAGAAAGGAACAAGCTTTGGTGCTCCTTGTCTCTTAGAGAATGTTCTTGCGGAGATGGTGATTTCAGCTGTTCCAAGTATTGAGATGGTTCGGGTTGTTAATTCGGGTACTGAAGCATGTATGGGCGTGCTACGTCTCGCCCGTGCCTTCACTGGGAAAGAGAAGTTCATCAAGTTTGAAGGTTGTTATCATGGTCATGCGAACTCTTTCCTTGTCAAAGCAGGTAGTGGTGTAGCTACTTTGGGTTTACCTGACTCCCCTGGTGTACCAAAATCAGCTACTTCAGATACTCTTACAGCTCCTTATAATGATATTGCTGCTGTTGAGAAGCTCTTTGAGGCAAACAAAGGCGAGATTGGTGCCATCATTCTTGAACCTGTTGTTGGTAACTCGGGTTTTATTACACCTAAACCAGAGTTCATCAATGGTCTACGCCAGATTAGTAAAGACAATGGTGCTCTTCTTATATTCGATGAAGTCATGACTGGTTTTCGTTTAGCTTATGGTGGAGCTCAAGAATACTTTGGAATCACGCCTGACTTAACAACTCTTGGGAAAATCATCGGTGGTGGTCTTCCTGTGGGAGCATACGGTGGAAGGCGAGACATTATGGAAATG GTTGCACCAGCAGGACCGATGTATCAAGCTGGTACGCTAAGTGGTAACCCGTTGGCTATGACTGCTGGTATTCACACGCTGAAGCGGTTAAGTCAGCCTGGGACATATGAATACTTGGACAAGATCACGAAAGAGCTTACAAATGGGATACTAGAAGCCGGGAAGAAAACTGGGCATGCAATGTGTGGTGGTTACATAAGCGGGATGTTCGGTTTCTTCTTTACTGAAGGACCCGTCTATGATTTCTCGGACGCCAAGAAGAGTGATACAGAGAAGTTTGGAAAGTTTTTCAGAGGAATGTTGGAAGAAGGGGTCTACTTGGCACCTTCTCAATTCGAAGCCGGTTTTACCAGCTTGGCTCACACTGCAGAAGACATCCAGTTCACTATAGCAGTAGCCGAGAAGGTTTTAAGTCGAATCTAG